The DNA segment GAgtacttaatggtgaaatgtcTGCTATCTGCAACTTATTTTCAAGTGGTTCAaccaaaaaaaagtatataaatatatttttaaagtatatagatatatacaaagtacttaaatatataagtatatatgtataagtatattatatatatataaatgtaaaaaatagtgAAAGGTAGAAGACgttgctttggattttctgcaGCTTTGACATTTTTCCCGAATTAGAAGTTGgggaaaatacttaggaatatatGGAGATATAATcgataaaatattaaagatacaaaataaaatacaaattgaaagCTTATATatcatcttggaaaaaaaaaatctcatcctgTTACAGCCCTGCTTAAAATCTTCATTAGCTTCCCATCGCTCCCAGGAAAAAGACTGGCCCACAAGGCCCAGTATGGTCTAGACCCTGCCTTCTCCCAGGCAGGCCTTCCTACTTACTTCTCATCGCCATCATCTCTGCCCCGTGGGCTCCAACTACCCCTAAGTACACCTAAAGTAACCACTCCCCCAAAGTTCCCTCTTCTGGCCTTTGCATGTGCAACTACCAACCACAGCCTGACTGCGAGGAGCTGAGATAGGCTTTCGTGCTGTCTCTTCTAGACTGTTACCCTAAAATCTCCTCTGAAGTTTTCTCTGCACCCCCAAGTCTGGGAGACATGACTCCTTGGAATCCTGTTCTCCCAGTCCCATCATAGCACTTAGCACACGGTATTGTAATTGCCTGCTTACTTGCTCATCTTCAGGGTTCTGTACCCTCCTTGAGACAGGGCCTGCTTTATTCAGGACTGGTCTGCGCTCAGTACTTATGTATTCAGTAAATGAAATGggcttccattttctcttatataaaataaaggaattcagcTAGATGACAATAAAATGCAACAAATAACAGCAGTCCCAACTGCGCAGGAATTCCCGgcggtggttttttgttttgttttgttttgtttgtttgttttttgcatcaTTCTGCTTCAAAACCTAAAACCAcaagttggggggaaaaaaaaaaatcacagactaCAATTCCCGTGAGACCTCGGGGCATCACGTGGCGTCTGCCCAGGCTACTATCGCGTAGTCAGAACTCCATTTCCCAGCGTGCCTCAAGACGCGGGGTCCGCATTTCGCCGAGAACTTCAGGAGTCGGGTTTCTGAGCGACGACTGCGGTAGCCAAGGCTGAGTGGAAGGTAGAAAAGGCCCAGCCTGGGGTTCAAAGGGGACAGTGGCTCAACCACAACCCGGAGTTGCACATAGCCTACCTTTGCAGCCCCCAGCCCACTCCTGCTAAACGTGCCTCTCGGAGGCCCTTTCCAACCCCTGCCCCCCGTCGCTCCTCTGCTGTCCGCGGCTGGAGGCCAACCctacccccaccgcccccccgcGTCACCCGGAGGAAAGGGGCGGTGTCTGGAGTCGAGGCGGGCACCCTGCGGGAGCCGGGTGTGGACGTGGGCGGCTGGAGGTGGGAGACGGGGCTCTCACCAGGTGGAAGGCCCAGACCTTCACTGCTCTGGGCCTTGTCTCTGCGTTAGCGGATGCTGAGTGTGCAGCTGGTCGGGCGCCTGTTCGCGATGGCCGGTCGTGTCTGTCTGTCCCGGAGCAGCGCTGGGTTGGGGACTGTCGGTCCCGTCGAGACAGCCATTCGCACGAAGTTAGAGCAGGCCCTGAACCCCGAGGTGCTGGAGCTGCGCAACGAGAGCGGCGGCCATGCGGTCCCACCGGGCAGCGAGACACATTTCCGCGTGGCGGTGGTGAGCTCTCGCTTTGAGGGACTGAGCCCCTTGCAACGGCATCGGCTGGTCCACGCTGCGCTGTCTGAGGAGCTGGCTGGGCCGGTCCACGCATTGGCCATACAGGCACGGACCCCCGCCCAGTGGAAGGAGAACCCACAACTGGACGCAAGCCCCCCTTGCCTGGGTGGGAGCAAGAAAACTCGCGGAACCCCCTGAGCCCCCAGAGAGGGAAGACTAGGATCCTAATGGTTTGGGAATAAACTGCGGGCTTTCTTCCCTTCAATACGGTCTGGTGTTTGTAAGGGACAAGGATCCTTGGACCCCATTCAGCCAGCACGTACATATATATCCTCTGGAGATAGCAACTCATTTCAGATCAAAGCTTATCCAAGGAAAGAGAATCACTCACCACTGCCCTTGCCCTGGACTATTTAGGAAAAGCTGCCTAGTCGTTTTATGTTAAATTGTGACTAAGGAATCACCAGACCTGATGAGTTGGAAATAATCCTgtacattaaaagataaattatcaTAGGAGATACACTGCTTTGTGTTGATAATGGCCTGTTGAATGAGTGCTACAGATGTTCTTGGGAAAAGATACCTGTAGCCTAGAGTAGGCAAGAAGGGCTTCATTGTGGGGAGTGACCTAATTGGATCTTTAAAGGAAAGCACAGAATTAAaccagaaaagagaggaaggatgtTATAAGGAGGGGGAAGAGCTCAAGCAAAAGCATGGAAACTGCAGCCACCGATTGGACGAGGCAGGAGTTATAAGTATATTTGAATTTCCTACTGGGAGAATGTTTAGTTTTCTATCAGCCTACCCATTTCCAAAAGGATTTGCATTTGTTTCTCAGAAATATCCTTTATGAGgcgtgcctgggtgctcagttggttaagcacctgactcttgatcttggctcaggtcgtgatctcacggtttgtgggttcgagccctgcgtaggccTCCgtgctaatggtgcagagcctgcttgggattctgtctctcctctctgcccctcacctgcttgtgctctatctcaaaataaataaactttaaaaaagaaaacagaaaaatccttaCAAGACAAGTGAAAACACACTAAGGCAGTGAAAAGATAACATGGAATATGAGTATAGAAGATGGAGAAAACTTTGTATAGCCCTTTTTCTTACAAGCCTTCTAAAGTCCTATTTCTGAGGGGAGCTCAAGTGATGTCTAGATAAGTACCTTGATGACCTTAATGTGGCAAGAGAATCTAGACACTAAAGAAAAAGATTAACATACATCATGACCATTTTGAGCTACAGTTTCGACTGCATCTGGTTGGACAATAGGAAGTCATTGAAGAGTTTTGAGGAAGGACATGCCAAAGAGCATTCTGGGGTAAATCCTTCTGGCAGTGATGTGTAAGGAGGTTGGCATAGGAGATTGGAAGCATAGAGAGCAACCAAGAGTGAAAATGGGACCCTGACTTCAAGGTCAGCTgtaggaatggaaaggaagaagttttGAGAGCTACCataaaaagtcagaaaatgtcttgattagaacagaaatatgaggggctcctgggtggctcagtcagttgagtgtccaacttcagctaaggtcatgatctcgtggtttgtgagtttgagccccacatagggctgtgtactgacagctcagagcctggagcctgcttcagattctgtgtctccctctctctctgccccttgcctgctcacgtctgtctctcaaaaataaataaacattaaagaaaaaaaaacgtgaGGGAGAGTCAAGGGTAACACCTAGGCAGTGATTTCCAGATAGCCTAACATAAGACTTCCCATGGGAGCTTGTTTCAAATGTGGATTCTAGgttccctctctttaaaaaaaggggagggggaattCTGATTCCGCAAGAATGGAATCTGGAATCTATCTTTAAAAGACACACAAGAGGATTTGGAGGAAAGCTGGCTCTATCCTCAAGAAACGctcataaatttttgttttgatttagggtttttttaattttatttttgtaaattctgttttattatggTGGTAACACAACATAAAGTCTACTCTCAACAGATTTTTAAGAATACAATTCATTATCATTGACTATAGGTACAGTCATACACATCTATAGGgcttattcatcttgcttaactgaaacttcATGCTCTTTGAttagtaactccccatttccttctcttccctgctcctggcaaccatcattctactctttgattctatgaatttgactattttcaGCTAACTAATAGAATTATTTGGTATTTGACTTTCTGCGACTGGCTTATGTGACTTAATATCCTCGTGATTGGTTCATATTATcacatattgcagaatttcctttttaaaagctgaatggctttccattgtgtacatataccacattttcattttcagttcatCTGCcgatgaacatttaggttatttccgtgtcttagctattgtgaatactgctgcAGTGAACGTGGGAGTACTAATGTTgccaagatcctgatttcaggggttttttttatgttatttttgagagagagagaacgcgagcaggggaggggcagagagagagggagacatagaatccaaagcagtctctgtgctgatcgctcagagcctgacgcagggctcaaactcacaaaccatgagatcatgacctgagccgaagtctgacgcttaaccgactgagccacccaggcacccctgattttagttcttttgataaatacccagaagtgggattgttggatcatatggtagttctatttttaattttttgagtaacctccatattCTTTCGCATAGCAGCTGCATCATGTTGCGTTCCCCCTGTGTACTagtgttccagtttctccacatcttcactaacACCTTTAGTATTTTGttgtgtttggggttttttttgggggggggggatagtttttggtaatagccatcctaacaggtgtgaagtgtctcattgtggttttgatttgcgtttccctgatggttagtggtgttgagcatttttccatatACCTGTTGGCTACTTGtgttcttctttggagaaatgtctattcaagtctttagcccccttttaaaatcaggttattaGTTGTTTTTGCTATCGAGTTGCAGGACATTACTCCAAGTTTTCAAATCCCAGAGACTGAGAAGACCCTCCATCTGTAGAAGTGAAAAGGTCAGGATAAAGTGGCCAATTGAGGAAATAAATATGGTGCATCATATTATGCTGGCTTTCAGTTTGGGGAGAGAGGAATGGCATTTCCATCTCACCACCTTTCCTTCCAAGCAGGCAGAGGATGTAGGTGGAGTGGCAAAGAAGGAGATGTAGCCATTTTGGATCTTaaggatttatttcctttttatttttcatcaatatttttcatttcatttttcacatcAACAGAGTTGGGTTTGGGGTGTCCCAGGAGAGCAGGAGAGATGGATGGGTCCCTCCAGAGGGTAGAAGGGAGAAGGCTGCGTCCAGCAAATGAAGGGTGAGGAAAGGGGGTACACACTCATACACTGGGCACTGGAGAAGGCAGTCCTTTGAGCACAGACACCAAAGAGTTAAACAGTCCCCACCTGGGTCAGTGTTACAAAATGTGGGGGAGTGACTATAGGGTGGGGGCACCAGACGCAGCATGAGGAAGATGAATTTGGATTTTTCgttgttgttttcactttttttccttttcactttttttttttttttaacgttttacaAACAGCTAAAAACTACAACACATCACAGCTACagtggagggcaggagggcacCAAAGAAAGCAGCCACACAGAGTGGGGTGGGGCAAGGGCAGCTTAACCTACAGGGGGTATCTTGTAGAAAGGgtgagacagggaaactgaggcttctgGTCCCACATTAGGGGTCCCTGGCTTATTGTCTAACCTTCTTCCCCCTTCAGAGGAGTCCCTGGGAgggcccctgcctcctgcccctgccccagctccttgTGCTTTTTGATCTGCTGGTTTGACCATATGCctggtttctttccctcccctgctacCCTGCGTGTGAGGGgacaggttgggggtgggagggcagctgTGCTGTCCCTGTCTGTGCTATAGTGGGTGGAGCCTCTCACTCCAGAGGCCTGTGCTtcttgagggaggggaggatttGGACCTTGTCAGGTGCCCTCAGGTCTCTCTAGACTGTGGGACTCTTATCCTAGCCTGGCCTGGGGCACCTCCCTCCCAGGCCTGGCACAAAAATAAGATTAGGGGAGGTACTGTGGGAGGCAGAGTAGTGTGTGTGTCCACCGAGATTATCCTTGGCTGTATCTTAGGACAGTATGGTGACACCCCGCCCCAcggcacatacacacacgtacataagTGTTacacatgcattcacacacacagtcCTGCTGAGCTGCCTCAGaacttaatatataaataaataagaatcagaaagctaatttaataaaattcaggCTTCTTACTTATAGCCCAAATTGAGGGGAAAGTGGAGGCCGGGGGGCTGAGGTTTATTGCTACTCCCCCAGCATCCAACAGGTGTGAGAGGGCACCTGCGGCCTTTCTGACTCTTAAGTTCTTTTGGTCCATGGACTACACCAAGCCCCAGCTCCCAGCATAACCACATGCCCATGGTTTCACCAGGGCCTAGGCAGAGGGAATGAGGGGGAGGGCAAGAAGCCTGTGCTGGAGCCCCTGGAGCCAGGAAGAGCTAGGGCCCCTCACTAACACTGGGGGAGAAGGGTGTGCACGTCAAGGGGTGGGGAGTAGAGCTGCATCCCAAAACTGGGATGAAGGAGCCTTCCCTGTATCCCTGCCCACGGGGTCACACACatgcatacgcacacacacatggcTAAGACACTGAACACAGGGGCGTGGGGAGTGGGGACTCTGGGGCCAGgatggcagggcagggagggaaaaggaggagctGTTGGTCTCACAGTGTGCCTGCCACcctcaaaggccctgaggccctCTCACTGCAGCACCTGCCCCCGGGTCTCAGGCAGCTTCAGGGCCAGAGAACTACCGAGGGCAAGGGCAGCTGAGGCAAACAGGATGGGGGCAGCCTTGGTGATTCCCACAAAGGATGTGAAGATGCTGATCCCCAGCACAGCTGCCAGCTTACAGAGGGCATTCAGGAAGCCGAAGGCTGTGGTCCTGCTCAGGAGACCCCCAGTGCAGTGCAAAGGGGAGACAAAGGAAGAGGCATAGGAGGGTTTG comes from the Acinonyx jubatus isolate Ajub_Pintada_27869175 chromosome C1, VMU_Ajub_asm_v1.0, whole genome shotgun sequence genome and includes:
- the BOLA1 gene encoding bolA-like protein 1; translated protein: MLSVQLVGRLFAMAGRVCLSRSSAGLGTVGPVETAIRTKLEQALNPEVLELRNESGGHAVPPGSETHFRVAVVSSRFEGLSPLQRHRLVHAALSEELAGPVHALAIQARTPAQWKENPQLDASPPCLGGSKKTRGTP